Proteins encoded by one window of Flexibacter flexilis DSM 6793:
- a CDS encoding glycosyltransferase — MNIIIYHPNSFGGTYDYAIQIFEAYRQHPAVNRCVLLLPENAAYSGENVHKILPTDLVEGSKWYKKLHFVYRNFANPLKLWRYLRSQKQQKSVVVFDEFEQITSFFWSPFFRATKPAAHRYAVVLHDPDRDAYPPTPAIAKRSMKWVMDAMDFGIYHELLPDRIYYKSNPKVQYINSHLGIYPPFPPNSALLADLQKQKADSQLAVIIGNIRAEKNYDLAIKSLPDFPNLKLLVAGRAANSGMDTGIYKRLAAELGVSDRVLWIERFLSDEDLAAVIQASDLVLLNYSATFKSQSGALCLIAPYKKKLLASAGESALAIAVENFEIGSLAQPDDLASMKQQLAALLAQPKAPLLQWEHFLQESSWESNAEKAISVFAKSF; from the coding sequence ATGAACATCATCATTTATCACCCCAACTCTTTTGGCGGCACTTACGACTACGCTATCCAAATTTTTGAGGCTTATCGCCAGCACCCAGCCGTAAACCGCTGCGTGTTGCTTTTGCCCGAAAATGCCGCGTATTCGGGCGAAAACGTCCACAAAATTTTGCCAACGGACTTGGTAGAGGGCAGCAAATGGTACAAAAAACTGCATTTTGTGTACCGAAATTTTGCCAATCCGCTGAAACTGTGGCGTTATTTGCGCAGCCAAAAGCAACAAAAAAGTGTGGTGGTATTTGATGAGTTTGAGCAAATTACGTCGTTTTTTTGGTCGCCGTTTTTCCGTGCTACCAAGCCTGCGGCGCACCGTTACGCGGTGGTGCTGCACGACCCCGACCGCGACGCGTACCCGCCTACACCCGCCATCGCCAAACGCAGCATGAAATGGGTAATGGATGCCATGGATTTTGGGATTTATCACGAACTTTTGCCCGACCGTATTTATTATAAATCAAACCCTAAAGTGCAGTATATCAACTCGCATTTGGGGATTTATCCGCCATTTCCGCCCAATTCTGCGCTGTTGGCCGACCTACAAAAGCAAAAAGCAGATAGCCAGTTGGCCGTGATTATTGGCAATATTCGCGCCGAAAAAAACTACGATTTGGCTATCAAATCGCTGCCAGATTTCCCTAATCTCAAATTGTTGGTGGCGGGTCGTGCGGCCAATTCGGGCATGGACACGGGCATTTATAAACGTTTGGCCGCAGAGTTGGGCGTATCGGATAGAGTGTTGTGGATAGAGCGTTTTTTGTCGGACGAAGATTTGGCAGCCGTCATACAAGCCTCTGATTTGGTGCTACTTAACTACTCCGCTACCTTCAAATCGCAAAGCGGCGCATTGTGTCTTATTGCTCCATACAAGAAAAAATTATTGGCTTCGGCGGGTGAAAGTGCTTTGGCCATTGCCGTCGAAAATTTCGAGATTGGCAGCCTTGCCCAGCCCGACGATTTGGCCAGCATGAAACAGCAATTAGCCGCACTTTTGGCGCAGCCGAAAGCCCCCTTGCTGCAATGGGAACATTTCTTGCAAGAAAGTTCGTGGGAAAGTAATGCCGAAAAAGCGATTAGCGTTTTTGCAAAATCTTTTTAA
- a CDS encoding efflux RND transporter periplasmic adaptor subunit, with the protein MKNLIFVYISALFLLGSCGKKAENTAQETEKETIETEVTLTDAQIKTSGIQLGEITPKSISSTLKVNGVIDVPPQNLVSISAPLGGYLKSTKLLPGMHVSKNEVIAIMEDQQYIQLQQDFLTAKNMLGLLEKDLQRQKELNASNAASDKVYQQALADFQSEKIKLKALKEKLLIIGINPEKLTADNISKSVNIKSPIEGYVSVVNVNIGKYVAPTEVLFELINPTDIHLNLSVFEQDLSKIKLGQKLYAYTNADPTNKHLCEIILIGKNLSASRNVEVHCHFEQYDHTLIPGMFMNAEIETRNAAVSALPEEAIVHYENKDYVFVAENAHKFQMVEVKTGGEEEGFVEIKNAKDLPSEKQKIVYKGAYSLLMKLKNVAEEE; encoded by the coding sequence ATGAAAAACCTCATTTTTGTTTATATATCAGCATTATTTTTGTTAGGTTCTTGTGGAAAAAAAGCTGAAAATACGGCACAAGAAACCGAAAAAGAAACCATCGAAACGGAAGTAACACTTACGGATGCTCAAATTAAAACATCGGGCATACAATTAGGTGAAATTACGCCAAAAAGTATTTCTTCTACGCTAAAAGTAAACGGCGTAATTGATGTGCCACCACAAAATTTGGTTTCGATCAGTGCGCCGTTGGGTGGCTACTTGAAATCTACGAAATTGTTGCCAGGAATGCACGTGAGCAAAAACGAAGTAATTGCCATCATGGAAGACCAACAATACATCCAATTGCAACAAGATTTCCTGACGGCAAAAAATATGTTGGGATTGTTGGAAAAAGATTTGCAAAGACAAAAAGAATTGAATGCCAGTAATGCGGCCAGCGATAAAGTTTATCAACAGGCTTTAGCGGATTTTCAGTCCGAAAAAATTAAATTAAAAGCACTCAAAGAAAAACTATTAATTATTGGCATAAATCCCGAAAAACTCACAGCAGATAATATTTCAAAATCCGTGAATATTAAATCGCCAATCGAGGGTTATGTGTCGGTGGTAAATGTCAATATTGGCAAATATGTGGCACCAACAGAAGTGCTTTTTGAGCTGATAAATCCAACGGATATTCACTTGAATTTGTCGGTTTTTGAGCAAGATTTGAGTAAAATTAAACTTGGTCAGAAGCTCTACGCCTACACCAACGCCGACCCAACCAACAAGCATTTGTGCGAAATAATCCTGATAGGCAAGAACTTATCAGCAAGCCGTAATGTAGAAGTGCATTGCCATTTTGAGCAATACGACCATACGCTTATCCCTGGTATGTTTATGAATGCCGAAATAGAAACCCGTAACGCGGCGGTTTCGGCGTTGCCAGAAGAGGCCATCGTACATTATGAAAACAAAGATTATGTTTTTGTGGCCGAAAATGCCCACAAATTCCAAATGGTAGAAGTAAAAACAGGTGGCGAGGAAGAGGGATTTGTAGAAATAAAAAATGCAAAAGATTTGCCTTCCGAAAAGCAAAAAATTGTGTATAAAGGCGCATATTCATTGCTAATGAAACTCAAAAATGTAGCGGAAGAAGAGTAA
- a CDS encoding SDR family oxidoreductase, with the protein MKIVVVTGGTKGIGRAIVEKFAREGFHVITCARNEIDLVALREEMRLNYGARVSTFAADLSDAAQVEAFGRAVLTYGTPAVWVGNAGIYATGRLTEETPNVLSDLLAVNLLPNYILAQIFAPAMKQAAAGHIFTICSVASYKPIPDAGSYCVSKAALYGFTKVLREELRPHNIKVTAVLPAATLTSSWDDEPNKPTNILQPTDIAESIWAAYSLSAQAVTDEIHLSPL; encoded by the coding sequence ATGAAAATAGTAGTAGTAACGGGAGGCACAAAAGGCATAGGTCGTGCCATTGTAGAAAAATTTGCACGAGAAGGATTTCATGTCATTACTTGCGCTCGCAATGAGATAGATTTGGTGGCATTACGCGAAGAAATGCGTTTGAATTATGGCGCACGTGTTAGCACATTTGCCGCAGATCTTTCCGACGCGGCGCAAGTGGAAGCATTTGGGCGTGCAGTACTTACCTACGGAACGCCTGCCGTGTGGGTAGGCAATGCAGGAATTTACGCAACAGGCCGCCTAACAGAGGAAACCCCTAATGTTTTATCGGATTTGTTGGCCGTAAATTTATTGCCGAATTATATTTTAGCACAAATATTTGCACCAGCCATGAAACAAGCTGCCGCGGGACACATCTTTACGATTTGTTCGGTTGCAAGCTACAAACCCATTCCAGATGCAGGTTCTTATTGTGTGAGCAAAGCGGCATTGTATGGCTTTACGAAGGTATTGCGCGAAGAACTAAGGCCACACAACATCAAAGTAACGGCTGTATTGCCTGCCGCAACGCTTACCTCAAGCTGGGACGACGAACCCAACAAGCCAACCAACATTCTCCAACCCACAGACATAGCCGAAAGTATTTGGGCGGCTTACTCGCTTTCGGCACAAGCCGTAACGGACGAAATACATCTTTCGCCTTTGTAA
- the murB gene encoding UDP-N-acetylmuramate dehydrogenase, giving the protein MHVQTNVSLRPFNTFGIDARAQYLVHIDTEAALLEALRQPQWQALPKLILGGGSNMLFTKDYEGAVFRIELKGISVVQESEKEVIVRAGAGEVWHEFVQHCLRNGWGGLENLSLIPGTVGACPIQNIGAYGVEIKEIFESLEAVHIATGEKRVFSHAQCAFGYRDSYFKQEGKGQYIITAVTFRLHKKHENLNVSYGAIRDVLAERGITNPSYLDVSEAVISIRQSKLPNPAELGNAGSFFKNPEIPLAQYEQLREQFPNVPSYPVNAQTVKVPAGWLIEQSGWKGKRVGNCGVHHLQALVIVNYGGATGAEIKALSEQIQADVFTKFGVTLSAEVNFIG; this is encoded by the coding sequence ATGCACGTACAAACAAACGTTTCGCTTCGTCCTTTCAACACTTTTGGCATAGATGCCCGCGCCCAATACCTCGTACACATCGACACGGAGGCGGCTTTGTTGGAGGCTTTGCGCCAACCACAATGGCAGGCTTTGCCCAAGCTCATACTCGGAGGCGGCAGCAATATGCTTTTTACCAAAGACTACGAAGGCGCAGTGTTTCGCATTGAGCTAAAAGGAATTAGCGTAGTGCAAGAATCTGAAAAAGAGGTAATTGTACGCGCTGGAGCTGGCGAAGTTTGGCACGAATTTGTACAGCATTGTTTGCGCAACGGTTGGGGCGGCTTGGAGAATTTGTCGCTGATACCAGGCACGGTGGGAGCTTGCCCAATCCAAAATATTGGGGCGTATGGCGTAGAAATCAAAGAAATTTTTGAAAGTCTGGAGGCCGTGCACATTGCCACTGGCGAAAAACGCGTATTTAGTCATGCACAATGCGCTTTTGGTTACCGCGACAGCTATTTCAAACAAGAAGGCAAAGGCCAATATATCATCACGGCGGTTACGTTTCGCTTGCACAAAAAACACGAAAATTTAAACGTGAGTTACGGGGCAATTCGGGACGTGTTGGCCGAGCGAGGCATCACGAATCCGTCTTATCTTGATGTAAGTGAAGCGGTTATCTCTATCAGACAAAGCAAATTACCGAATCCTGCGGAGCTTGGCAACGCGGGTAGCTTTTTCAAAAATCCCGAAATTCCGTTGGCACAATACGAGCAGTTGCGCGAGCAATTCCCGAATGTTCCGTCTTATCCCGTCAATGCCCAAACCGTGAAAGTTCCTGCGGGTTGGCTCATCGAACAAAGCGGCTGGAAAGGCAAACGCGTCGGCAATTGTGGCGTACATCATTTGCAAGCCCTCGTAATCGTGAATTATGGTGGTGCCACTGGTGCAGAAATCAAGGCACTTTCCGAGCAAATACAGGCCGATGTTTTTACTAAATTTGGCGTAACGCTCTCGGCAGAAGTCAATTTTATTGGATAA